A genomic window from Planococcus rifietoensis includes:
- a CDS encoding DUF4352 domain-containing protein has protein sequence MKARLAWLIVPLAMLWGCQNETAQGTATAASLAEAPAYTEHYVLSPQVSDDRRLQEPGQKARDAKGGLELLAANMEPQKVQIGDIELTIHETKLLQYTPDYSLIDFYHSYTHDQEFELAKFFVEINNAASEEVNFAPVALIETESGEVKTWEDDVYLESLNEGLKPGEVKSGNVGFIVEDGAQEIKLTTSKLFAADGELLAPAQTITIKLD, from the coding sequence ATGAAAGCGAGATTAGCATGGCTGATCGTCCCATTGGCAATGTTATGGGGCTGCCAGAATGAGACAGCACAGGGGACGGCGACTGCGGCGTCTTTAGCGGAAGCACCCGCGTACACGGAACACTATGTCCTTAGCCCACAAGTGAGCGACGACCGGCGCTTGCAGGAACCTGGCCAGAAAGCGCGTGATGCAAAAGGCGGCTTGGAGCTATTGGCAGCCAATATGGAGCCTCAGAAGGTGCAGATCGGCGATATCGAGCTGACCATCCATGAAACGAAGCTGCTGCAATACACGCCGGATTATAGCTTGATCGATTTTTACCATTCCTACACGCATGACCAGGAATTCGAGCTGGCAAAGTTCTTTGTTGAAATCAACAATGCTGCGAGCGAAGAAGTGAATTTTGCGCCAGTCGCATTGATCGAGACAGAAAGCGGCGAAGTGAAGACTTGGGAAGATGACGTGTATTTGGAATCGTTGAATGAAGGGCTGAAACCCGGAGAAGTAAAATCAGGAAATGTTGGCTTCATCGTGGAAGATGGGGCACAAGAAATTAAGTTGACCACCAGCAAGCTATTCGCTGCGGATGGAGAGCTGCTCGCACCCGCACAAACCATCACGATCAAGCTCGATTGA
- a CDS encoding alkaline phosphatase translates to MIRKSMKKIVPAAVVAAVAVTSFTPSAPAEAHGNGKAEVHKEHKNPGKGKGKEKGKDKDAPKNVIFLIGDGVGTSYTSAYRYLQDDPSARFADEMSFDSYLVGQQMTYPEDAQQNVTDSASAATAMAAGIKTYNNAIAVDNDESEVKTVLEAAKEQGKATGLVASSEITHATPASFGAHDISRRNMNAIADDYFDERIDGEHKIDVLLGGGTKLFDRTDRDLTEEFQESGYGYVTSKEELLANDDGQVLGLFAEGGLPKMIDREDSVPSLEDMTRSAIDRLEQDEDGFFLMIEGSQVDWAGHDNDIVAAMSEMEDYDRAFQAAIEFAKQDENTLVVATADHSTGGFSIGADGVYNWFAEPILAAQRTPDFMASEITEGAGVEETLERYIDLDLTEEEIASVKKAADEGEYLDIDNAIERIFDKRSHTGWTTGGHTGEDVPVYAYGPASQKFAGQLDNTDHAGIIFDLMGADVTIDDKQ, encoded by the coding sequence ATGATCCGAAAATCAATGAAAAAAATTGTTCCAGCCGCCGTGGTGGCAGCGGTTGCCGTGACGAGCTTTACCCCGTCCGCGCCAGCTGAAGCGCACGGGAATGGCAAAGCCGAAGTACATAAAGAACACAAAAACCCTGGCAAAGGGAAAGGGAAAGAGAAAGGCAAAGACAAAGATGCACCGAAAAACGTCATCTTCCTGATCGGCGACGGCGTTGGCACATCCTATACATCCGCATATCGTTATTTGCAGGATGATCCTTCTGCGCGTTTCGCGGATGAAATGTCTTTCGATTCTTATTTGGTCGGGCAGCAAATGACCTATCCGGAAGATGCGCAACAAAATGTCACCGATTCAGCGTCGGCCGCCACTGCCATGGCAGCAGGCATCAAAACCTATAACAACGCCATCGCGGTCGACAACGATGAATCGGAAGTGAAAACCGTCTTGGAAGCGGCGAAAGAACAAGGCAAAGCGACCGGACTTGTAGCAAGTTCTGAAATCACCCACGCGACGCCGGCATCATTCGGCGCGCACGATATCAGCCGCCGCAACATGAACGCCATCGCTGATGATTATTTCGACGAGCGCATCGACGGCGAACATAAAATCGACGTCTTGCTCGGCGGGGGCACGAAGCTATTCGACCGCACGGACCGCGATTTGACGGAGGAATTCCAGGAATCCGGCTATGGTTATGTGACATCGAAAGAAGAGCTGCTCGCCAATGACGACGGGCAAGTGCTCGGGCTGTTCGCAGAAGGCGGCTTGCCGAAGATGATCGACCGCGAAGACAGTGTGCCGTCTCTTGAAGACATGACGCGTTCTGCGATCGACCGCTTGGAACAGGACGAGGACGGCTTCTTCCTGATGATCGAAGGCAGCCAAGTCGACTGGGCAGGCCATGACAACGATATCGTCGCGGCGATGAGCGAGATGGAGGATTACGACCGAGCATTCCAGGCAGCGATCGAATTCGCCAAGCAAGATGAAAATACATTGGTTGTGGCGACAGCTGACCACTCGACAGGCGGTTTCTCGATCGGCGCAGACGGCGTCTATAATTGGTTCGCGGAGCCAATTCTCGCTGCACAGCGCACACCGGATTTCATGGCTTCTGAGATTACGGAAGGTGCCGGCGTAGAGGAAACCTTGGAACGCTATATCGACTTGGACTTGACTGAAGAAGAAATCGCTTCTGTCAAAAAAGCAGCCGACGAAGGTGAATATTTGGACATCGATAACGCCATCGAGCGCATTTTCGATAAACGTTCGCACACAGGCTGGACAACTGGCGGCCATACCGGAGAAGACGTGCCGGTTTATGCTTACGGGCCAGCGAGCCAGAAATTTGCAGGGCAACTGGACAATACGGATCATGCCGGCATCATCTTCGACTTGATGGGCGCGGACGTAACGATCGACGACAAACAATAA